A genomic region of Deinococcus ruber contains the following coding sequences:
- a CDS encoding class I SAM-dependent methyltransferase has product MQDYFNARSANYDQAELHHRVAHQLLQGGQLRSGQQVLDLATGTGLLALDAARHVGPHGQVTGIDVSPGMLAQARQKAAQAELPAVTFLLGDAERLSFADRTFDRVFSASALVLMRDVSAALEEWVRVLRPGGLLAFDGPDGQDFGLMGIVADAAQEIGLTLAFSQVTATPARCRALLTQAGLEVQDIQEVSEEQHVPLSAALLGWEYTLAHPACVELQQRPQEQVAVVREAYIAKLTALAEENGGDVRLRTTLHLAFGQRPAEP; this is encoded by the coding sequence ATGCAGGACTACTTCAACGCCCGCAGTGCCAACTACGATCAGGCTGAGCTGCACCACCGTGTCGCTCATCAACTGCTTCAGGGGGGCCAGCTCCGGTCAGGACAGCAGGTGTTGGATCTGGCCACCGGCACCGGTCTCCTCGCGTTGGACGCTGCACGCCACGTGGGACCGCACGGTCAGGTGACCGGCATCGATGTCTCTCCCGGCATGCTGGCGCAAGCCCGTCAGAAAGCAGCGCAAGCGGAGCTTCCTGCTGTGACGTTTCTACTGGGCGATGCTGAGCGGCTTTCCTTCGCGGATCGCACCTTCGACCGGGTGTTTAGCGCCTCCGCTCTGGTGCTGATGCGCGATGTCTCTGCGGCCCTTGAAGAGTGGGTGCGCGTGTTGAGGCCGGGTGGCCTCTTAGCGTTTGACGGGCCGGACGGCCAGGACTTCGGGCTGATGGGGATTGTTGCTGATGCAGCGCAAGAGATCGGGCTGACGTTGGCGTTTTCTCAGGTCACTGCCACGCCAGCGCGGTGCCGGGCACTGCTGACACAGGCAGGCCTGGAGGTGCAGGACATTCAGGAGGTGTCAGAAGAGCAACACGTGCCGCTCTCAGCAGCGCTGCTGGGGTGGGAATACACACTGGCACACCCGGCCTGTGTTGAACTCCAGCAGCGCCCGCAGGAGCAAGTGGCAGTCGTTCGTGAGGCGTATATCGCGAAGCTGACCGCACTGGCTGAAGAGAATGGCGGAGACGTGCGTCTCCGCACCACGCTGCACTTGGCCTTCGGGCAACGCCCAGCTGAGCCCTGA
- a CDS encoding ATP-binding domain-containing protein, with protein MLTLSRTYRSTRQITELTARVAATYNRAAAVVGVDRDGMPVQRLTDGPLAQLTAQAVKIMQAAGHANIAIVTRRTADADLLVPELMQHDVDAQPILNEQARYTGGVVILPVHLAKGLEFDAAIVCGADAATYDPTTEFETRLLYVSLSRGVHALAVVAQGELHPLLEHQRQLEVASNGGSR; from the coding sequence GTGCTGACGCTCAGCCGCACCTACCGCAGCACCCGCCAGATCACCGAGTTGACCGCCCGTGTTGCCGCGACCTACAACCGTGCCGCCGCCGTTGTCGGCGTGGATCGGGATGGCATGCCGGTGCAGCGGCTGACGGACGGTCCACTCGCGCAGCTCACCGCACAGGCTGTCAAAATCATGCAAGCGGCCGGACATGCCAACATTGCCATCGTCACCCGGCGCACCGCCGATGCGGATTTGCTGGTGCCAGAACTGATGCAGCACGACGTCGATGCACAGCCGATTCTCAACGAGCAAGCTCGGTACACGGGCGGCGTGGTGATCCTGCCCGTGCATCTGGCGAAAGGCTTGGAATTCGATGCAGCGATTGTCTGTGGGGCAGATGCGGCGACGTACGATCCTACGACTGAGTTTGAGACCCGTCTTCTGTACGTGAGCTTGAGCCGAGGGGTCCATGCGCTCGCGGTGGTCGCCCAGGGTGAACTCCATCCATTGCTAGAGCATCAACGTCAGCTCGAGGTCGCATCGAATGGGGGATCACGATGA
- a CDS encoding substrate-binding domain-containing protein: protein MSDTVVQLSLIVVGTAGVEVVLHALVDRAPPSHAQPSDDINGCAAPYDKPPALWLGAADWLHSASLFGYPSVLKNRSRVHHRETLQRCGRMIGQHQMALGITAALNAKGFSVPQDVSVVGFDDTPEATYVVPGLTTVRQDFAQLGYTSVDVLLRKMATPAGQLEHVVFVPCLITRQSTAPAVQ, encoded by the coding sequence ATGAGCGACACGGTGGTGCAGCTCAGCCTGATCGTAGTTGGCACTGCGGGCGTTGAAGTAGTCCTGCATGCGCTTGTTGATAGGGCTCCTCCCAGTCACGCTCAACCCAGTGATGACATCAACGGCTGCGCTGCTCCCTATGACAAGCCCCCAGCGCTGTGGCTCGGGGCGGCCGACTGGCTTCACTCGGCCAGCTTGTTCGGATATCCCAGCGTACTCAAGAACAGGTCACGTGTCCATCACCGCGAAACCCTTCAACGCTGCGGCCGAATGATTGGACAGCATCAGATGGCGCTGGGCATCACAGCTGCATTGAACGCAAAAGGGTTCAGCGTCCCTCAGGATGTGTCGGTCGTCGGATTTGATGACACGCCTGAGGCGACCTACGTGGTACCAGGTCTCACCACCGTGCGTCAGGACTTCGCACAGCTGGGATACACCAGCGTTGACGTTCTCCTCAGGAAGATGGCGACGCCGGCGGGTCAGCTGGAGCATGTGGTCTTTGTCCCCTGCCTGATTACCCGCCAAAGCACTGCCCCTGCTGTCCAGTAG
- a CDS encoding UvrD-helicase domain-containing protein, protein MTATSTPPIPSELALEQQHLSGTIISMLQQIDAWEDRSRNVGADLETSLTLADTAEEHAALLSVHVHEPYFGSLKVRIGGREQTLYVGKIAHRDLKGPYSITSWESEVGSLFYSHALDWTTPRGLKGTIQRRRQLDVWKKTLHGLTDLYDASTGGDTGARETVLLQRLSEASRSGMRDVVETLQPEQNDIMRAPAGTAVCIQGAAGSGKTTIGFHRLAWLAHSERGPHQARPSHTLVLMPNQVLAHYASRVLPSLNLQGVVVTTPETWALGFLGLEKMEVTDRTLTLLLQDRDNTRRRAAWRRAKALGDLRMFAVVRSHLHTRLQTNLERLTYQGSVEVQRSGRSKAITLALSNSQLQKLLTTVLERDPLEEYRPAFRAALEAELLTQARVTHDEEAVVLRQLNVEVSRLIGRVFAGMLPVTEARRLLQDETALRGAAQAHLPETMIQHLLSDPLASVAKPRRSFADVTELPLMLTVAALLDGLGKRNGHALEPYDHILLDEAQDFAPLLYALLRRAARPGHLTALGDLNQGLHGYKGPNAWAGERC, encoded by the coding sequence ATGACGGCCACCTCCACCCCGCCGATTCCGTCCGAGCTGGCCCTTGAGCAGCAGCACTTGTCCGGCACCATCATCTCGATGCTCCAGCAGATCGACGCCTGGGAAGACCGCTCGCGCAATGTCGGCGCGGATCTCGAAACCAGTCTCACCCTCGCGGACACCGCCGAGGAGCACGCGGCTCTGTTGAGTGTCCATGTGCATGAACCCTACTTCGGCAGTCTGAAAGTCCGCATCGGTGGCCGCGAGCAGACGCTTTACGTCGGTAAGATTGCCCACCGCGACCTCAAAGGGCCGTACAGCATCACGTCCTGGGAGTCCGAAGTCGGCAGTCTGTTCTATTCCCACGCGCTGGACTGGACGACCCCGCGTGGGCTCAAGGGCACCATCCAGCGACGACGGCAACTCGATGTCTGGAAGAAAACGCTGCATGGGCTGACCGATCTGTATGACGCCAGCACGGGCGGTGACACCGGCGCGCGCGAAACCGTCCTGCTCCAACGCCTCTCTGAAGCCAGCCGCAGCGGCATGCGCGATGTCGTCGAAACCCTGCAGCCCGAACAGAACGACATCATGCGCGCCCCAGCGGGAACCGCCGTGTGTATTCAAGGCGCGGCCGGGAGTGGGAAGACCACCATCGGCTTCCATCGCCTCGCCTGGCTCGCGCATTCCGAACGCGGCCCCCACCAGGCCCGCCCCAGCCACACCCTCGTCTTGATGCCCAATCAGGTGCTCGCCCACTACGCCAGTCGCGTGCTGCCCAGCCTCAACCTGCAAGGCGTCGTGGTCACCACACCCGAGACCTGGGCCCTCGGCTTCCTGGGATTGGAGAAGATGGAGGTGACAGACCGCACGTTGACACTGCTCTTGCAGGACCGCGACAACACCCGGCGACGGGCAGCTTGGCGACGCGCGAAAGCCCTCGGCGATCTGCGGATGTTCGCCGTTGTTCGCTCCCACCTGCACACTCGGCTCCAGACGAATCTCGAGCGCTTGACGTATCAAGGGAGCGTGGAGGTGCAGCGCAGTGGCCGCAGCAAGGCCATCACGCTCGCCCTCTCAAACAGTCAGCTGCAGAAGCTGCTGACGACGGTATTGGAACGCGATCCACTGGAAGAGTATCGCCCAGCCTTCCGTGCAGCCTTAGAGGCGGAACTGCTGACGCAAGCCCGCGTGACCCACGACGAAGAGGCCGTCGTGTTACGGCAACTGAACGTCGAGGTGAGTCGCCTGATCGGACGGGTGTTTGCGGGCATGTTGCCGGTCACGGAAGCTCGCCGACTCCTCCAGGATGAGACCGCGCTTCGAGGAGCGGCGCAGGCGCACTTGCCCGAAACGATGATTCAGCACTTGCTGAGTGATCCGCTGGCGAGTGTCGCCAAACCCCGACGCTCCTTCGCGGATGTCACCGAGTTGCCGCTGATGCTCACCGTGGCCGCGCTCCTCGACGGACTGGGCAAACGCAACGGCCATGCCCTCGAACCCTACGATCACATCCTGCTTGACGAAGCGCAGGACTTTGCCCCCCTCCTGTACGCGCTCCTCCGACGTGCGGCCCGTCCCGGTCATCTCACCGCACTCGGTGATCTCAACCAGGGTCTGCACGGCTACAAAGGGCCGAATGCCTGGGCGGGGGAGAGGTGCTGA